A DNA window from Janibacter sp. A1S7 contains the following coding sequences:
- a CDS encoding acyl-CoA dehydrogenase family protein, translating to MSANPDFDLFRTSEDHETIREAVRAIAEDKIAPFAAAVDEESRFPAEANSALIAADFHAAHVAEEHDGVGADALAVSIIIEEVARVCASSSLIPAVNKLGSMPVILAGSEELNAKYMPRLAKGEGFSYGLSEREAGSDTAGMKCKATRDGDDWVLNGQKAWITNAGESELYTVLAVTDPDGPRGNNISAFVVEKSDEGFGFSEKERKLGIKGSPTRELHFDNCRIPGDRIVGAEGEGLKIALRTLDHTRVTIGAQAVGIAQGALDEALAYVKERKQFGKHIADFQGIQFMLADMAMELEAARQMVYVASAKSERHDDDLPFFGAAAKAFASDVAMKVTTDAVQLLGGAGYTRDFPLERMMRDAKITQIYEGTNQVQRVVMARQLLKGLNKQR from the coding sequence GTGAGCGCCAATCCAGACTTCGACCTGTTCCGCACCTCCGAGGACCACGAGACCATCCGCGAAGCGGTGAGGGCGATCGCCGAGGACAAGATCGCCCCCTTCGCCGCAGCTGTCGACGAGGAGTCCCGCTTCCCTGCCGAGGCCAACAGCGCCCTCATCGCCGCCGACTTCCACGCGGCCCACGTCGCGGAGGAGCACGATGGGGTGGGTGCGGACGCCCTCGCGGTGTCCATCATCATCGAGGAGGTCGCGCGCGTCTGTGCCTCGTCCTCGCTCATCCCCGCGGTGAACAAGCTCGGCTCCATGCCGGTCATCCTCGCCGGGTCCGAGGAGCTCAACGCGAAGTACATGCCGCGACTGGCGAAGGGGGAGGGCTTCTCCTACGGCCTCTCCGAGCGCGAGGCCGGGTCGGACACCGCCGGGATGAAGTGCAAGGCGACCAGGGACGGCGACGACTGGGTGCTCAACGGGCAGAAGGCATGGATCACCAATGCCGGCGAGTCCGAGCTCTACACGGTGCTGGCGGTCACCGACCCCGACGGTCCGCGCGGCAACAACATCTCCGCCTTCGTCGTGGAGAAGTCCGATGAGGGATTCGGCTTCTCGGAGAAGGAGCGCAAGCTCGGCATCAAGGGATCGCCCACCCGCGAGCTGCACTTCGACAACTGCCGTATCCCCGGCGACCGTATCGTCGGTGCCGAGGGAGAGGGCCTGAAGATCGCGCTTCGCACGCTGGACCACACCCGCGTGACGATCGGCGCCCAGGCCGTCGGCATCGCCCAGGGTGCGCTGGACGAGGCTCTCGCCTACGTCAAGGAGCGCAAGCAGTTCGGCAAGCACATCGCCGACTTCCAGGGCATCCAGTTCATGCTCGCTGACATGGCGATGGAGCTCGAGGCCGCCAGGCAGATGGTGTACGTCGCCTCGGCCAAGTCAGAGCGCCACGACGACGACCTGCCCTTCTTCGGCGCAGCGGCCAAGGCATTCGCCTCCGACGTCGCCATGAAGGTCACCACCGATGCCGTGCAGCTGCTCGGGGGAGCCGGGTACACCCGTGACTTCCCGCTGGAGCGGATGATGCGCGATGCCAAGATCACCCAGATCTACGAGGGCACCAACCAGGTCCAGCGGGTCGTGATGGCACGTCAACTTCTCAAGGGCTTG